Part of the bacterium genome is shown below.
CCGCCGGCGGCGAGGAGGAAATTCGCCAGGCGGGCGCCCGGGCGGCCGCACTCCTCTCGGGCCTGGCCGCCGTCAGCCGGCCGCAACCCCCCCAGAAGCCGGCGATCTCCGAGGATGTGGAACCGTTTCTCGGCGGAAAGGGGCGGGGGAAAAGCGTGGACATTGTCGTCTGAACACCTCCCCTCCCGGATCTGCGGGAGAGCTTTGACACTGCGCTCCGGGCGCACCTAAGATTGCCTCCGTCCCGAGTCTTCCCGTTTCACATTAATAAGACGACAAAGAAGGAGATCGTAAGTGGTCGATATCCGGCCCTTTTTCGCGCTGCGCTATACACAGGCCGCTCCCGACCAGATGGGGGAGGTAACTTCTCCTCCCTACGACGTGTTCACCCCCGAGCTTCAGCGCGCTTTTCATGATCGCCACCCCCACAATGTTGTCCGGCTGATTCAGGGAGAGATACTGGCAGGGGAGCCCGATGACGAAGGGCGTATCGGGCGGGCGGTGGAATACATGCGTTCGTGGCGGGCCGGGGGAGGGCTCGCGCCGGACGGCACGCCCGCCATTTATCCCTACATGCAAATTTTCGAAACGCCGGGCGGCGTCCGCTTCGCGCGGCTTTCCTTTTTTGCGGCGGTGCGGGTAGAGCTCTTCGGGGAGGGGCGGATTTTTCCGCACGAGCAGACGTTCCCCAAGCCCAAGGGTTATCTCTATTCCCTATGGGGCAAGACCGGCGCCCATCTCGGCCCGATTTTTAGTTTTTACGACGACCCGGGTTGTACGGTGGAAGCCGCGCTCGCGGCCTCGATGCGGGGCGCGCCCATCGCCGATTTCGAGGACGACGGCGTTCGGCATACGCTTTGGCGGTGCGACGATCCGGAAGCGATCGCCGCCGTACAGAAAACGCTTGCGCCGCGCGAGGGATTTATCGCCGACGGCCACCACCGCTACGAGACTTCGTTGAACCTCCGCGAGGCCGCCCGCAAGGAGGGTGCACCCGAGGGCGGTGAGGCGGACTATACGCTGATGTGTCTGGCCAACATCGCGGACCCGGGCATGGTGGTGCTGCCGACGCACCGGATGCTGAAGAAACCGGGCCGGGATGTGGACGCGGCCCTCTCGCGCATTTCGGAAACCTACGAAATCACCGAAGCGGCGGCCCCGGCGAAGGGTGAGGGCATCGCCGTCGCGCGACGGCTCGAGGAGCTCCGCGATGAGAGTGGCGGCCGCTCGGCGTTTTGCCTGGCCGATGGCTCGGGACTGATTCGCTACCTGCTTCGAAAAGAAAGCGCGCCCGCCGAAGGGGGCGAGGGAGCGGCCCGCGCCGTAGCCGCGCTCGATGTCAGCCGGCTGCACCGGGAGATCATCGAAGGGGCCTTCGAGGCCTCACACGATGAGGCCGACATCGGCTTTACGCCAGATCCCGAGATTGCCCTCGGCGGGCCGGGGGCGGGGGCGTGCCGCGTGTCCTTGCTGCTCAATCCCACGCCCGTCGCCTCTGTGTGCGAGATCGCGCGGGCCGGCGGCCGGATGCCGCACAAGTCCACCTATTTCTATCCCAAGCTTCGGACCGGGCTCGTGATTCACAGCTTCGCGCCGCCCGCTCTCGGCTGAGGGAACTTTCGGGTATTCCCATGATGAAAATTTCCCGCGCCGAATTCATCACCAGCGCCGCGAATCGCGGCGGATGGCCGGCGCCGGAGCGCCCCGAAGTGGCCTTTTCGGGGCGGAGCAACGTCGGAAAATCCTCGCTCATCAATTCTCTCACCGGCCGGAAGAAACTCGTCAAAACGAGCACGACCCCGGGCAAGACACAGCTCATCAATTTTTTCGGAATCAACGATCGCTACATCTTCACGGACTTGCCGGGATACGGGTACGCCGAAGTGCCGCTGGCGGTGAAGCGGAAGTGGCGGCCCATGATCGAGGAATATCTCCGCGAGCGGGAGACGCTCCGGGGGGTGGTGCTGCTGGTGGACGCGCGGCGGGGCGCGAAGGAGATGGACCTCATGCTGCTCGAATGGCTCGCCGCGGTGAATCTGCCCGCGTGCATTGCCGTGACGAAGATCGACAAGCTCAAGCAGAATGAGCGCCGCGCGGCCGTGGACGACCTGGTCCGCACCTTGGAGAAAA
Proteins encoded:
- the yihA gene encoding ribosome biogenesis GTP-binding protein YihA/YsxC: MKISRAEFITSAANRGGWPAPERPEVAFSGRSNVGKSSLINSLTGRKKLVKTSTTPGKTQLINFFGINDRYIFTDLPGYGYAEVPLAVKRKWRPMIEEYLRERETLRGVVLLVDARRGAKEMDLMLLEWLAAVNLPACIAVTKIDKLKQNERRAAVDDLVRTLEKSGGLYGQWSGPIQTSAVKGWGKNDLMNQIEEWLEDSPRDAPAA
- a CDS encoding DUF1015 domain-containing protein; translated protein: MVDIRPFFALRYTQAAPDQMGEVTSPPYDVFTPELQRAFHDRHPHNVVRLIQGEILAGEPDDEGRIGRAVEYMRSWRAGGGLAPDGTPAIYPYMQIFETPGGVRFARLSFFAAVRVELFGEGRIFPHEQTFPKPKGYLYSLWGKTGAHLGPIFSFYDDPGCTVEAALAASMRGAPIADFEDDGVRHTLWRCDDPEAIAAVQKTLAPREGFIADGHHRYETSLNLREAARKEGAPEGGEADYTLMCLANIADPGMVVLPTHRMLKKPGRDVDAALSRISETYEITEAAAPAKGEGIAVARRLEELRDESGGRSAFCLADGSGLIRYLLRKESAPAEGGEGAARAVAALDVSRLHREIIEGAFEASHDEADIGFTPDPEIALGGPGAGACRVSLLLNPTPVASVCEIARAGGRMPHKSTYFYPKLRTGLVIHSFAPPALG